Proteins from a genomic interval of Nautilia sp. PV-1:
- a CDS encoding amino acid-binding protein, giving the protein MKQITIFLEKKHGKLKEITSVLAEASVSIKAVDLVESSDFGLLRVITDDIVKACEAIEKNGFSLTLTDVLKVEIDDEIGALSRVVSLFSDNGIDIEYCYTLNSEMKGSFIFKINTALLNKAKKLLEENSISFE; this is encoded by the coding sequence ATGAAACAGATTACTATTTTTTTGGAAAAAAAACACGGCAAATTAAAAGAAATTACTTCGGTTTTGGCTGAAGCCAGCGTGTCTATTAAAGCGGTGGATTTGGTGGAATCCAGTGATTTCGGACTTTTAAGGGTTATAACGGATGATATCGTAAAAGCCTGCGAAGCAATTGAAAAAAACGGTTTTTCTTTAACACTTACGGATGTGTTAAAGGTTGAAATTGATGATGAAATAGGGGCGCTCAGCAGGGTGGTAAGTCTTTTCAGCGACAACGGAATAGACATTGAGTATTGCTATACACTTAACAGTGAAATGAAAGGAAGTTTTATTTTTAAAATAAACACTGCTCTTTTAAACAAAGCAAAAAAGCTGCTTGAAGAGAATTCAATTTCTTTTGAGTAG
- a CDS encoding phenylacetate--CoA ligase family protein, with the protein MIWNKIESAKREDIEKVQLKRLKEVVTRVYALSPFYKQKFDELGIAPDDIKSLEDIQKLPFTKKQDLRDNYPFGLFTVPMNEVVRIHSSSGTTGKPTVVGYTEHDMEVWDEVMMRCLSMGDVNSKDVCHNAYGYGLFTGGLGFHEAAQKIGAAIVPASGGFTDRQLMLMRDFGATVLFATPSFALHLAEKARAAGPDFRKDYKLRCGFFGAEPTSEGLRKEVAEAWDIDYYEVYGLSEIIGPGVSCSCNKGRGLHINEDHFYPEIIDPKTGEVLPDGEEGELVITTLTKQALPIIRYRTGDITKLYREPCACGRTTVRMESVLGRADDMLIINGVNVYPSQVEHVIANTEGVTLNYQIVADKKGHLDKLEILVEVSDDIMMDNVAALEKIKKDLQQALLNNLYINANIILVEPKTIERSMGKAVRIVDKRK; encoded by the coding sequence ATGATTTGGAATAAAATAGAAAGTGCGAAAAGAGAAGATATAGAAAAAGTACAGCTGAAAAGATTAAAAGAAGTTGTTACAAGGGTGTATGCGCTGAGTCCCTTTTACAAGCAGAAATTTGACGAGCTCGGAATTGCGCCGGATGATATCAAATCTCTTGAAGATATTCAAAAACTTCCGTTTACGAAAAAACAGGATTTGAGAGACAATTATCCGTTTGGACTTTTTACTGTTCCTATGAACGAAGTTGTAAGAATTCACAGCTCTTCCGGAACAACAGGTAAACCTACAGTTGTGGGTTATACCGAACATGATATGGAAGTATGGGATGAAGTAATGATGAGATGTCTTTCAATGGGCGATGTTAATTCAAAAGACGTATGCCATAATGCTTACGGATATGGGCTGTTTACAGGCGGGCTTGGATTTCACGAGGCTGCCCAGAAAATTGGAGCGGCGATAGTACCGGCAAGCGGAGGATTTACCGACAGACAGCTTATGCTGATGCGTGATTTTGGAGCGACAGTATTATTCGCAACACCTTCATTTGCACTGCACCTGGCGGAAAAAGCGAGAGCCGCAGGACCTGACTTCAGAAAAGACTATAAACTCAGATGCGGGTTTTTCGGTGCCGAGCCTACAAGTGAAGGATTAAGAAAAGAAGTGGCTGAAGCCTGGGATATCGATTATTATGAAGTTTACGGGCTCAGTGAAATTATAGGGCCTGGTGTCAGTTGCAGCTGTAACAAAGGAAGAGGACTTCATATAAACGAAGATCATTTTTATCCGGAGATAATAGATCCTAAAACGGGAGAAGTGCTTCCTGACGGAGAAGAGGGAGAGCTTGTAATTACGACTTTGACAAAACAGGCGCTGCCTATTATAAGATACAGAACCGGTGACATTACCAAACTTTACAGGGAACCTTGTGCGTGCGGTAGAACAACGGTAAGAATGGAAAGCGTGCTAGGGCGTGCGGATGATATGCTGATTATCAACGGTGTAAACGTATATCCTTCACAGGTTGAGCATGTTATAGCAAATACGGAAGGTGTTACGCTGAATTATCAGATAGTAGCGGATAAAAAGGGACACCTCGACAAACTTGAAATTTTAGTGGAAGTGAGTGACGATATTATGATGGATAATGTTGCCGCTCTTGAGAAAATCAAAAAAGACCTGCAGCAGGCTTTATTAAACAATCTTTATATAAATGCCAATATTATTCTGGTTGAGCCTAAAACAATAGAAAGAAGTATGGGTAAAGCGGTCAGAATCGTTGATAAAAGGAAATAA
- a CDS encoding PaaI family thioesterase: protein MEKIKTFFTEGRDFSKNIGIELLEVHWGYAKAKLKITEFHLNQAGVAHGGAIFTLADFAFAVASNSFGKVSLAINTSISFIHAGKLGDELIAEAKLVDESNRLGTYEVIITNGEKKIAFFTGTVYKTSRDVLSE from the coding sequence ATGGAAAAAATTAAAACCTTTTTTACAGAAGGCAGGGATTTTTCTAAAAATATAGGAATAGAACTATTAGAAGTCCACTGGGGATATGCAAAGGCCAAGCTGAAAATAACGGAGTTTCATCTTAATCAGGCGGGTGTGGCACACGGCGGGGCTATATTTACCCTTGCCGATTTCGCCTTTGCAGTTGCTAGTAATTCATTCGGGAAAGTTTCACTTGCAATCAATACCTCAATATCTTTTATACATGCAGGAAAACTCGGAGATGAGCTTATTGCGGAGGCAAAACTTGTGGATGAGAGCAACAGACTCGGAACTTACGAAGTGATAATAACAAACGGTGAAAAGAAAATAGCGTTTTTTACGGGGACTGTTTATAAGACGAGCAGGGATGTTTTAAGTGAGTAA
- a CDS encoding 2-oxoacid:acceptor oxidoreductase family protein has translation MRYQIVVAGFGGQGVVFLVKVLSICAGKKGYKFLGTENHGMSQRGGSVSSHIKIGDFYNPLIDLAQADLLIGLDKDEAILNLPYLKRGGNVVVNADEFPEIDANVFAVDANELAEEGVFDAKGLNVFMLGLTLARVKDFPFSIDEVKAAIEEINPKFAPQNFDILEKALEYGKN, from the coding sequence ATGAGATATCAGATAGTAGTTGCGGGATTCGGAGGACAGGGAGTTGTCTTTTTGGTTAAGGTATTAAGTATATGCGCAGGTAAAAAAGGATATAAATTTTTAGGAACAGAAAATCACGGAATGAGCCAGAGAGGAGGAAGTGTAAGTTCTCACATTAAAATAGGAGATTTTTACAATCCTTTGATAGACCTTGCCCAGGCTGATCTGCTTATAGGGCTTGACAAGGATGAAGCAATACTTAATCTTCCTTATCTTAAAAGAGGCGGGAACGTAGTGGTAAATGCCGATGAATTCCCGGAAATTGATGCAAATGTGTTTGCAGTAGATGCGAATGAGTTAGCGGAAGAGGGTGTTTTTGACGCTAAAGGACTGAATGTGTTTATGCTTGGGCTTACTCTTGCAAGGGTAAAAGATTTTCCTTTCAGCATAGATGAGGTAAAAGCTGCAATTGAGGAGATAAACCCTAAATTTGCGCCTCAAAACTTTGATATTTTAGAAAAAGCTCTTGAATATGGAAAAAATTAA
- a CDS encoding thiamine pyrophosphate-dependent enzyme, with translation MKLTLMGNEAIAYGLLHSNTKMVSGYPGTPSSEILTTVQKIKKDLPVYAEWATNEKVGFEVAYAGAIAGVNAAATMKQVGLNVASDALMSASFIGNKGAFVLIVADDPGFNSSQTEQDSREFARFARIPVVDPATPQEAYDFTKLASKISKHFEIPVMLRTVMRVSHSREIVEIDGNFEYKDIEGNFERDIPRWAAVPRAGRLKQAYEQLDRINKIREYNYNELIKPKIDELKDTENLIISSGTAYGYVKEVLEELGLDIDLLKIDMPYPLPVDKLKELVKKYNKVLVVEETYPVIEEELRSENVYGRMSGHMHQIDEMNKERVLEALTKIGFYEGKNIYKPVFSVENAKTRKPNLCPGCPHRDVYFAIKKVFRPKKSIYPSDIGCYTLGINLDAIDTVLCMGGSVSMAHGFAIADKNKTVIATIGDSTFFHSGTAPLINAVYQKAKFILVILDNSTTAMTGRQTTPERATSGEVDIKKVAEGCGAEVMEYFYKPDINETINFFKEVKKRYEETDRPLVVVSRQYCVLDKERATQFLPGIFATVDEEKCVACDVCTTQYVCPPMAYNERGKIEIDPLLCIGCGVCISGICPTDAFIPRKDEK, from the coding sequence ATGAAGTTGACATTAATGGGAAATGAAGCGATTGCTTACGGGCTTTTGCATTCAAATACTAAAATGGTTAGCGGTTATCCGGGTACTCCCTCGAGCGAGATACTTACAACCGTACAGAAAATAAAAAAAGATCTGCCTGTATACGCAGAGTGGGCTACAAATGAAAAAGTGGGTTTTGAAGTCGCGTATGCCGGAGCGATAGCCGGTGTAAACGCTGCAGCCACTATGAAACAGGTGGGACTTAACGTGGCTAGCGACGCACTTATGAGTGCAAGTTTTATAGGAAATAAAGGCGCGTTTGTTCTAATAGTGGCGGATGATCCCGGATTTAACTCATCACAGACAGAACAGGACAGCAGAGAGTTTGCAAGATTTGCGAGAATACCGGTTGTTGATCCGGCTACTCCTCAGGAAGCGTATGATTTTACAAAACTTGCAAGCAAAATTTCAAAACATTTTGAAATACCTGTAATGTTAAGAACCGTTATGAGGGTTTCTCATTCAAGGGAAATCGTAGAGATTGACGGTAATTTTGAATATAAAGACATTGAAGGAAATTTTGAGCGTGATATTCCTAGATGGGCTGCCGTTCCGAGAGCAGGAAGACTGAAACAGGCATATGAGCAGTTAGACAGAATAAATAAAATAAGAGAATATAACTATAACGAACTGATAAAGCCTAAAATTGATGAGCTTAAAGATACGGAAAATTTAATCATATCAAGCGGGACGGCTTACGGATACGTAAAAGAGGTTCTTGAAGAGTTAGGACTTGATATTGATCTTTTAAAAATAGATATGCCATATCCTCTGCCGGTAGATAAATTAAAAGAACTGGTTAAAAAGTATAATAAAGTCCTTGTGGTGGAAGAAACTTATCCTGTAATAGAAGAAGAGTTAAGAAGCGAGAATGTTTACGGCAGAATGAGCGGGCATATGCATCAAATTGATGAAATGAACAAAGAAAGGGTGCTTGAGGCACTTACTAAAATAGGATTTTATGAAGGTAAAAATATTTATAAACCCGTATTTAGCGTAGAGAATGCTAAAACAAGAAAACCGAATCTGTGCCCGGGATGTCCTCACAGGGATGTATATTTTGCAATTAAAAAAGTTTTTAGACCGAAAAAATCCATTTATCCTTCCGATATAGGGTGTTATACACTCGGAATAAACCTTGACGCTATTGATACGGTTTTATGTATGGGCGGAAGCGTTTCAATGGCTCACGGATTTGCAATAGCCGATAAAAATAAAACGGTAATCGCTACTATCGGGGATTCTACGTTTTTCCATTCCGGCACGGCACCTCTAATCAACGCCGTATATCAAAAAGCCAAATTCATACTTGTAATACTTGATAACTCAACTACGGCAATGACCGGGCGTCAGACTACTCCTGAAAGGGCTACAAGCGGAGAAGTTGATATTAAAAAAGTGGCCGAAGGGTGCGGCGCGGAAGTAATGGAATACTTTTACAAGCCTGATATAAACGAAACGATTAATTTCTTTAAAGAAGTGAAAAAAAGATATGAGGAAACCGACAGACCTCTTGTGGTTGTAAGCAGACAGTACTGTGTTCTTGATAAAGAAAGAGCTACGCAGTTTCTTCCGGGTATTTTCGCTACCGTTGATGAAGAGAAATGTGTGGCTTGTGATGTGTGTACGACTCAATATGTATGTCCTCCAATGGCTTATAATGAAAGAGGTAAAATAGAAATCGATCCGCTTCTTTGTATCGGGTGCGGTGTATGTATAAGCGGTATATGTCCTACAGACGCATTTATTCCAAGAAAGGATGAAAAATGA
- a CDS encoding symporter small accessory protein, which produces MSHFDTGVSLAFWLTILSALLCVVYGIINWNKGDEESNEVLLAKWAEEEKEINEELL; this is translated from the coding sequence ATGTCGCATTTTGACACAGGTGTCAGTCTTGCATTCTGGCTGACAATACTTAGCGCTTTACTGTGTGTAGTATACGGAATTATCAATTGGAACAAAGGTGATGAGGAAAGTAATGAAGTCCTACTTGCTAAATGGGCCGAAGAAGAAAAAGAGATTAATGAGGAGTTATTATGA
- a CDS encoding sodium:solute symporter, with protein sequence MSFLEIAIIILYLVAVGWLGWMGYSKTKTSTDYLLAGRDTHPFVMALSYGATFISTAAIVGFGGVAAWLGNSLLWLTFLNIFVGIFIAFVFIGNPTRKMGLRLDAHTFPEFLGKRFDSKFIQIFAAVIILAFMPLYATAVLIGGVQFLSVYFGVNYHIALLIFSLIITAYVLAGGLKGVMYTDALQGTIMFIAMVFLIVMVVSSLGGIDAAFAKLDHVWQITVIDRLSGVSLKDLVPGSGDFMMKLSQLWGFEGWNKMPVFMSPGWLFVITTITLGVGIGVLAQPQLIVRFMTVKSKKELNRAVLVGGVFILAMTGVIFIVGSLTNAWYFEHMGGKNALEAAGSIGKVIPHFINSAMPHWFSFIFLFALISAAMSTLSSQFHTMGTAVGRDIFESLGADKEKTTLWTKIGIVIVILFSVFLAYKFQKAPAIIARSTAIFFALCASIFLPSFIFGLFSKRITKPAAIASMLVGFFASSFWLLFCHFKEAKSLGIAKALFGVNSILGHSKWAFVDALVIALPLSTLTLLIVTALTKPDENIIKRAFGRN encoded by the coding sequence ATGAGTTTTTTAGAAATTGCAATAATAATCCTTTATCTTGTAGCCGTAGGATGGCTTGGATGGATGGGTTATTCAAAAACTAAAACATCAACAGATTACCTGCTTGCAGGGCGTGACACGCACCCTTTCGTTATGGCTTTAAGCTACGGTGCGACGTTTATTTCGACTGCCGCAATAGTCGGATTCGGCGGTGTTGCGGCATGGCTTGGCAACTCACTGTTGTGGCTTACTTTTCTTAACATCTTCGTAGGTATATTTATTGCGTTCGTATTTATCGGAAACCCTACAAGAAAGATGGGATTAAGACTTGACGCACATACTTTTCCTGAATTTCTTGGAAAAAGATTTGATTCTAAATTTATTCAGATATTCGCGGCTGTAATTATTTTGGCGTTTATGCCGCTTTACGCAACTGCGGTATTAATCGGCGGTGTTCAGTTTTTAAGCGTTTATTTCGGTGTTAATTACCACATTGCTCTTCTTATATTTTCATTAATTATTACTGCATACGTTCTTGCCGGAGGGCTTAAAGGGGTAATGTATACAGATGCCCTTCAGGGAACTATTATGTTTATAGCTATGGTGTTTTTAATTGTAATGGTTGTAAGCTCGCTCGGCGGAATCGACGCTGCGTTTGCAAAGCTTGATCACGTTTGGCAAATAACAGTAATAGACAGATTAAGCGGCGTTTCATTAAAAGACCTTGTTCCGGGAAGCGGCGATTTTATGATGAAATTATCACAGCTTTGGGGATTTGAAGGCTGGAATAAAATGCCGGTATTCATGTCTCCTGGATGGCTGTTTGTTATTACTACAATTACACTCGGGGTAGGTATCGGTGTTCTTGCTCAGCCTCAGCTGATAGTCAGATTTATGACAGTAAAAAGCAAAAAAGAACTTAACCGCGCCGTACTTGTCGGAGGCGTGTTTATTTTAGCAATGACAGGGGTTATTTTTATAGTAGGTTCGCTAACAAATGCATGGTATTTTGAACATATGGGAGGCAAAAACGCTCTGGAAGCGGCAGGAAGTATTGGAAAAGTTATTCCTCATTTCATAAACAGCGCAATGCCTCACTGGTTTAGTTTCATATTCCTGTTTGCACTCATTTCAGCTGCAATGTCAACACTTTCAAGCCAGTTCCATACAATGGGTACGGCTGTCGGAAGAGATATATTCGAAAGCCTTGGAGCAGACAAGGAAAAAACAACTCTTTGGACTAAAATCGGTATTGTTATAGTGATTTTATTCTCAGTATTCTTAGCTTACAAATTCCAAAAAGCTCCTGCTATTATCGCAAGAAGTACCGCAATATTCTTCGCACTGTGTGCTTCAATATTTTTACCGAGTTTCATATTCGGACTTTTCAGTAAAAGAATCACAAAACCTGCGGCAATCGCAAGTATGCTTGTAGGATTTTTCGCATCATCATTCTGGCTTCTATTCTGCCACTTCAAAGAAGCTAAATCTTTGGGTATTGCAAAAGCGCTTTTCGGAGTTAATTCAATTCTCGGACACAGTAAATGGGCGTTTGTCGACGCGCTCGTAATTGCACTTCCGCTTTCTACCCTTACACTTCTAATCGTAACCGCTCTTACAAAACCTGATGAAAACATCATCAAAAGAGCATTCGGAAGAAACTGA
- the uvrC gene encoding excinuclease ABC subunit UvrC, producing the protein MSFSEKIKSLPDQPGIYQYFDENGKLLYIGKAKSLKKRVKSYFRFNPFRPADNLSPRIYKMISEAKDLNYIVVESENDALILENSLIKQLKPKYNILLRDDKTYPYIYINLDEPFPMPQITRKVVKGKNIKYFGPFSSGASAILKTIYEEIPLVQSKSCLKSGKACLYHQIGRCLAPCIGKVTSREYMKYIDQAIKLIHDKEKILEILNQKMQKYAENLQFEEAAEIRDRIKSIESAEIYSHVDLAKLEDLDIFAVEIFNKKAIVIRIFVRQGKVVASSNSVINSQTVPEIGEIYTRAILEFYSTETPFTSSKILVGDDFEEREWLSQVLSEKFGKKISIITPTTKERKSLIKLAKLNALEVIKNQKENSVLDELKILFNLQNTPYKIEVFDTSHMQGEATVGAMVVWEDGKFKKSDYRHYHLEGKDEYSQMRELLTRRAQSFEKSPPPDLWLIDGGKVQLNLAKEIIDSTGANIDVLAISKEKIDAKAHRAKGKAKDTIYELRIENGEWRIDKLKLSESDKRLQFLQMLRDEVHRFAIEFHRKTKRKKDTQIDLLQVKGIGKAKMTKLLNYFGSFENIKKASFEELKDILNEKDAKEIIKFFQNKTCPDK; encoded by the coding sequence TTGTCATTTAGTGAAAAAATCAAATCCTTACCCGATCAGCCAGGAATTTATCAGTATTTTGACGAAAACGGTAAACTTCTGTATATCGGAAAGGCGAAAAGCCTTAAAAAACGTGTAAAAAGCTACTTCAGATTTAATCCGTTCAGACCTGCGGACAATTTATCTCCAAGAATTTATAAAATGATAAGCGAGGCAAAAGATCTGAACTATATCGTAGTGGAGAGTGAAAACGACGCTTTAATTTTGGAAAACTCTCTAATCAAACAACTTAAACCTAAATATAATATATTACTCAGAGATGACAAAACATACCCGTATATTTATATAAACCTTGACGAGCCATTTCCGATGCCGCAGATTACCCGTAAGGTTGTAAAAGGCAAGAACATCAAATATTTCGGACCGTTCAGCAGCGGTGCGTCTGCAATTCTTAAAACAATATACGAAGAAATACCTCTCGTTCAGTCCAAAAGTTGCCTCAAAAGCGGCAAAGCATGCCTGTATCACCAGATAGGAAGATGTTTGGCTCCATGCATTGGCAAGGTTACAAGCCGCGAATATATGAAATATATCGATCAGGCTATAAAGCTTATACACGACAAAGAAAAAATACTTGAAATACTAAATCAAAAAATGCAAAAATACGCCGAAAACCTGCAGTTTGAAGAAGCGGCGGAAATAAGGGACAGGATTAAATCGATAGAGAGTGCAGAGATTTATTCCCATGTGGATCTTGCAAAACTGGAAGATCTTGATATATTTGCCGTTGAAATATTCAACAAAAAAGCGATTGTTATAAGAATATTCGTACGTCAGGGAAAAGTGGTAGCCAGCAGCAATTCGGTAATTAATTCACAAACAGTCCCGGAAATAGGAGAAATATACACAAGGGCGATACTTGAATTTTATTCAACCGAAACACCTTTTACCTCAAGTAAGATTTTAGTTGGTGACGACTTTGAAGAAAGGGAGTGGCTAAGCCAGGTGTTAAGCGAAAAATTCGGCAAAAAGATTAGCATCATAACCCCTACCACCAAAGAGAGAAAAAGCCTTATCAAACTCGCTAAATTAAATGCTCTTGAAGTTATCAAAAACCAAAAAGAAAACTCCGTTTTGGATGAGCTGAAAATTCTCTTCAATCTCCAAAACACACCTTATAAAATAGAAGTTTTCGACACATCGCACATGCAGGGTGAGGCAACGGTCGGGGCGATGGTCGTATGGGAAGACGGAAAATTCAAAAAGAGCGACTACAGACACTACCACCTTGAAGGAAAAGACGAATATTCTCAAATGAGAGAGCTTCTCACAAGAAGGGCGCAGAGTTTTGAAAAATCCCCTCCTCCCGACCTGTGGCTGATAGACGGCGGAAAGGTGCAGCTGAACCTTGCCAAAGAGATTATTGATTCAACCGGAGCAAATATCGACGTACTTGCGATATCCAAAGAAAAAATCGACGCAAAAGCGCACAGGGCCAAAGGTAAGGCGAAGGACACAATTTACGAATTGAGAATTGAGAATGGAGAATGGAGAATTGATAAATTAAAACTAAGTGAGAGTGATAAGAGATTGCAGTTTTTACAAATGCTGAGGGATGAGGTGCACAGGTTCGCCATAGAATTCCACAGAAAAACAAAACGCAAAAAAGACACCCAAATAGATCTTTTACAGGTTAAAGGTATCGGAAAGGCTAAAATGACAAAACTTTTGAATTATTTCGGAAGTTTTGAAAACATAAAAAAAGCCTCGTTTGAAGAACTTAAAGATATTTTAAATGAAAAAGACGCAAAAGAAATTATTAAATTTTTTCAAAATAAAACCTGTCCAGATAAATAA
- a CDS encoding TIGR00341 family protein, producing MYRLIEVVIAKKDNEKIENILNNRNILDYWREESYQDKIIYKILTKTEYSQILIDRLQKNFSKDDRFRIVVLDVEATVPIEEKKSLKKIKISREEIYSKIISYSEINYIYVIMMILSTVIAAFGIISNNIPVIIGAMVIAPLLGPNIAISFASVIGDVELEKSAFKVLSAGVLIAFVFSFLIGLFYHLDISNPQIISRVSLNVTEIVIAVASGLAGVLAFTAGASESLVGVMVAISLLPPVVASGLLFANADYFYSLKSFMLFLENFVSLNLAGILMFTYQGIKAKNWWEEKKAKEHRKKAMFIWALLLLVLVLIIYLDRFYFEKI from the coding sequence ATGTACAGATTAATAGAAGTGGTCATTGCCAAAAAAGACAATGAAAAAATAGAAAATATTCTAAACAACAGAAATATTCTGGATTATTGGCGTGAAGAGAGCTATCAGGATAAAATAATATATAAAATCCTCACAAAAACGGAATATTCCCAAATATTAATTGACAGACTGCAGAAAAATTTTTCAAAAGACGACAGGTTCAGAATAGTTGTTCTGGATGTCGAGGCCACCGTTCCCATTGAAGAAAAAAAGAGTTTAAAAAAAATAAAAATAAGCAGGGAAGAGATATATTCTAAAATAATCAGTTATTCGGAAATAAATTATATTTATGTCATTATGATGATTCTCTCAACGGTAATAGCGGCATTTGGAATAATAAGCAACAACATACCCGTTATTATAGGCGCAATGGTTATCGCACCTCTTTTAGGTCCGAATATTGCAATATCGTTCGCAAGTGTAATTGGAGACGTGGAGCTTGAAAAATCCGCATTTAAGGTATTGTCTGCAGGCGTTTTGATAGCATTCGTTTTTTCTTTTTTAATAGGGCTTTTTTATCATTTGGATATCAGCAATCCCCAGATAATTTCAAGGGTTTCTTTAAACGTTACGGAAATAGTTATTGCCGTAGCGTCAGGTCTTGCCGGCGTTCTTGCATTTACCGCGGGAGCTTCTGAGAGTCTGGTAGGTGTTATGGTTGCTATATCTTTGCTTCCTCCTGTGGTTGCTTCGGGACTGCTGTTTGCAAATGCGGATTATTTTTATTCCCTTAAAAGCTTTATGCTTTTTTTGGAAAATTTTGTAAGTCTTAATCTTGCCGGTATACTGATGTTTACTTATCAGGGTATAAAAGCAAAAAACTGGTGGGAAGAAAAAAAAGCCAAAGAACACAGAAAAAAGGCTATGTTTATATGGGCTCTTTTACTGTTGGTGCTTGTATTGATTATTTATCTGGACAGGTTTTATTTTGAAAAAATTTAA
- a CDS encoding YbhB/YbcL family Raf kinase inhibitor-like protein, translated as MKKMIIFISSLLFAFNIYSPAFKQNSFIPAKYTCDGEDISIPLIISNVPKNTEELAVIMQDPDAPYGVFTHWILYNIKPNTKIIPKNLPKTSVTNIGYQGINSFGKIGYGGPCPPKGQTHRYIITAVALNKKILLNPDLTIREFLDKIRPYVFATAQYIGLYKRR; from the coding sequence ATGAAAAAAATGATAATTTTTATTTCGTCTTTACTTTTTGCGTTTAATATCTACTCTCCCGCTTTTAAACAGAATTCGTTTATACCTGCAAAATACACCTGTGACGGGGAAGATATATCTATACCCTTGATTATTTCGAATGTTCCCAAAAACACCGAGGAACTGGCCGTAATTATGCAAGACCCGGACGCGCCTTACGGAGTGTTTACACACTGGATTTTATACAACATAAAACCGAACACTAAAATAATCCCCAAAAACCTACCTAAAACATCCGTTACAAATATAGGATACCAGGGAATCAACAGTTTTGGAAAAATCGGATACGGAGGTCCGTGTCCACCCAAAGGCCAGACCCACAGATATATTATCACGGCAGTGGCTTTAAATAAAAAAATCTTGCTTAATCCTGACTTAACAATCAGAGAGTTTTTAGATAAAATTAGACCATATGTTTTTGCTACGGCACAGTATATCGGATTATATAAAAGGAGATAA
- a CDS encoding putative metalloprotease CJM1_0395 family protein — protein MAHQAAGGGFAGAPSYTTVKGPDGKEYAVGGEVPIKIVKGKTPDETIKNMRQIKAAALAPADPSPQDLKVAQTADLIASKAEQEKNQQNSNDTQTTHKIDFYA, from the coding sequence ATGGCCCATCAGGCTGCCGGAGGTGGATTTGCAGGTGCTCCGAGCTATACTACCGTAAAAGGTCCCGACGGTAAAGAATACGCCGTTGGCGGAGAGGTTCCGATTAAAATAGTAAAAGGCAAAACACCGGATGAAACAATTAAAAACATGCGGCAGATAAAAGCTGCGGCTCTAGCTCCCGCAGACCCAAGCCCTCAGGATTTGAAAGTAGCGCAAACGGCTGATTTGATAGCTTCAAAAGCTGAACAGGAAAAAAACCAGCAAAACTCAAACGACACTCAGACAACTCATAAAATAGACTTTTACGCATGA